In Bacteroidota bacterium, the following proteins share a genomic window:
- a CDS encoding amidohydrolase, translating into MKSISIKYSLHIFSCSLLLLLMLDAKSQSAAPAAPQTKSILIANATAHIGNGQVIENSLIGIKNSLIEFVYDATTVRIADLKFDTIIQAQGKHVYPGLIAMNTNIGLSEIEMVRATNDYSETGDLNSSARSAIAYNTDSKVTPTIRSNGVLLAQVVPQGGMVSGTSSVFKLDGWNWEDALYKEDDALHMYWPQMTVQRGWWAAPEEEQREKMRKEIDHIKKLFIDAKVYCNAAVIAEPNLNLQAMCEVIKGNRKLYVHAQHVKQITSAVNFCNEYKINMVLVGGDDAWRLAPLLKENNIPVVITRTQQLPSRQDEDIDIWFKMPAILKKLE; encoded by the coding sequence ATGAAATCAATTTCAATAAAATATTCACTTCATATTTTCAGTTGTAGCTTGTTGCTACTACTTATGTTAGATGCAAAATCGCAAAGCGCGGCACCTGCTGCACCTCAGACAAAAAGTATTTTGATTGCAAACGCAACAGCTCATATTGGCAACGGGCAGGTAATAGAAAATTCTTTAATAGGAATTAAAAATAGTTTAATTGAATTTGTTTACGATGCAACTACCGTACGAATAGCTGATTTAAAATTTGACACCATCATACAGGCTCAGGGAAAGCATGTGTATCCGGGATTAATCGCCATGAATACGAATATTGGACTTAGCGAAATAGAGATGGTGAGGGCAACCAATGATTATAGCGAAACAGGAGATTTAAATTCAAGTGCACGCTCAGCTATAGCCTACAATACAGATAGCAAGGTAACGCCAACCATACGCAGCAATGGAGTGCTGCTGGCGCAGGTAGTGCCGCAGGGTGGCATGGTATCAGGCACCTCTTCGGTATTTAAGCTAGACGGATGGAATTGGGAAGACGCCCTATATAAAGAGGATGACGCATTGCATATGTATTGGCCACAAATGACCGTACAGCGCGGCTGGTGGGCAGCGCCCGAAGAAGAGCAGCGCGAAAAAATGCGCAAGGAAATAGATCATATAAAGAAACTCTTTATTGATGCAAAGGTGTATTGTAATGCCGCTGTAATTGCAGAACCAAATCTGAATTTGCAAGCCATGTGCGAGGTAATAAAGGGCAACAGAAAATTATATGTACACGCCCAACATGTCAAGCAAATAACATCGGCTGTCAACTTTTGCAACGAGTATAAAATCAACATGGTTTTGGTAGGAGGTGATGATGCATGGCGGTTAGCTCCCCTGCTTAAGGAAAATAACATTCCGGTTGTAATTACGCGTACCCAGCAATTACCATCACGCCAGGATGAGGATATTGATATATGGTTTAAAATGCCTGCAATATTGAAAAAGCTGGAGTAA
- a CDS encoding DUF177 domain-containing protein, with protein sequence MDKLKHYEIDFGGKAFGKHRFTYELNEEFFAIFEGSIVQNASFTAQVEMNKQKHMIQFDISLSGSTQVICDRCNDPFEMDLNSEHLLLLKMGDHVEEEDVDVYVIPQTQTTWNIAQQLYEYVCTAMPMRIVHPEGKCNPEFMKTLEHINDHDETEQQEDPRWKKLKNINLN encoded by the coding sequence ATGGATAAGTTGAAGCATTACGAAATAGATTTTGGAGGGAAGGCGTTTGGTAAGCACCGTTTTACTTATGAATTAAACGAAGAGTTCTTTGCGATATTTGAAGGGAGCATTGTTCAAAATGCATCATTTACTGCACAGGTGGAAATGAACAAGCAAAAACACATGATACAGTTTGATATTTCATTATCAGGCTCGACTCAGGTAATTTGCGATAGATGTAACGACCCTTTCGAAATGGACTTGAACAGTGAGCACCTGCTATTGTTAAAAATGGGAGATCACGTTGAGGAAGAAGATGTAGATGTGTATGTAATACCACAAACACAAACTACCTGGAATATTGCCCAACAACTGTATGAGTATGTGTGCACAGCTATGCCCATGCGCATTGTACATCCTGAGGGCAAGTGCAATCCGGAGTTTATGAAAACACTGGAGCACATAAATGATCACGATGAGACTGAGCAACAAGAAGACCCGCGCTGGAAAAAACTAAAAAATATAAATTTGAATTAA
- a CDS encoding amidohydrolase family protein — protein sequence MAYGLSKEDALESITLTPATLLGINNRTGSLEAGKDANVIISSGDVLDMRSSNIERAYIKGAEINLDNIQKQLYRKYCDKYGIKIE from the coding sequence GTGGCATATGGTCTTAGTAAAGAAGACGCACTAGAGAGTATCACGTTAACACCTGCTACCTTGCTTGGTATTAACAACCGTACAGGGTCGCTAGAGGCAGGCAAAGATGCCAACGTGATTATAAGCTCTGGTGATGTGCTTGATATGCGGAGCAGCAATATTGAACGTGCTTATATTAAAGGTGCAGAAATAAATTTAGATAATATTCAAAAACAACTGTACCGGAAATATTGCGATAAGTATGGTATCAAAATTGAATAA
- the rpmF gene encoding 50S ribosomal protein L32: MPNPKHKHSKSRRDKRRTHYKAEAPTLSVCPTTGETHLRHRAHWLDGKLYYKGRVVMENAV, translated from the coding sequence ATGCCAAATCCAAAACACAAACACAGCAAGTCGCGCAGAGATAAGCGCAGAACGCACTATAAGGCGGAAGCTCCTACTTTATCAGTATGCCCAACGACAGGCGAAACTCATTTACGCCATCGTGCACATTGGTTAGACGGTAAACTTTACTACAAAGGAAGAGTAGTAATGGAAAACGCAGTGTAA
- a CDS encoding peptidase C1: protein MPIRVVKDDDNDNVKDNFPGGGDRPQPGGGGGGGPMNFLPMILMFLFKNPKLLIIALLGLGAWWYFGGGNLGNLSQQALSTGCSMNKEIYAQTEVYEPLADNSKNPLPEKTSLLAFAPARGNQGSQGSCVAWSSAYAGRSILYNRQTNNNGNEAFSPSYLYNQIKLPNCQGSYIKRAMDAMMQTGSLPMSQFPYSEESCSRMPNQTEVNQGARFNIKGYQRLSRKDDDLRVDMLAVKQYLSQGSPIIIGMLVGGSFMQPMLGQERWVPLASDYEQQGFGGHAMCVIGYDDYKYGNEGGFQIMNSWGPEWGNNGVGWVRYKDFDYFVQEAYAMYPMGGGPQFDQNKLQATIGLVANGKNAIPLIQKSDNTYITQGPVDKMTKFKIEITNPVECHTYVFGQETDGSSYVIFPYTPKHSPYCGITGTRLFPKDYSLQTDQVGNKDIFAIVVTKKPIDYKALNGAINASKLPTYGAKVNEAIATQKADAMQHSANGGQISMAGNLNGKNAVAAIVEMDKK, encoded by the coding sequence ATGCCGATACGAGTAGTTAAAGATGATGATAACGATAATGTAAAAGATAATTTTCCCGGAGGAGGTGACAGGCCACAACCGGGAGGGGGTGGAGGAGGCGGACCTATGAATTTCCTCCCTATGATCTTAATGTTTTTATTTAAAAATCCAAAACTGCTTATCATAGCACTGTTGGGTTTGGGAGCATGGTGGTACTTTGGTGGGGGCAATCTTGGCAATTTGAGTCAGCAAGCGTTAAGCACAGGGTGTAGCATGAATAAGGAAATTTATGCTCAAACCGAAGTATATGAGCCTTTAGCAGATAATAGCAAGAATCCTCTTCCCGAAAAGACTTCATTACTTGCCTTTGCGCCTGCAAGAGGCAATCAGGGATCGCAGGGCAGTTGTGTTGCTTGGAGCAGTGCTTATGCAGGTCGCAGCATTTTGTACAACCGACAAACCAACAACAATGGCAACGAAGCCTTTAGCCCATCTTATTTGTACAATCAAATAAAATTACCCAATTGTCAGGGTTCGTATATCAAACGCGCCATGGATGCCATGATGCAAACTGGTAGTTTGCCCATGTCACAGTTTCCTTATTCCGAAGAGTCGTGCAGTCGTATGCCTAATCAAACCGAAGTAAATCAGGGCGCACGTTTCAACATTAAAGGGTATCAGCGCTTATCGCGAAAAGATGATGATTTGCGCGTAGATATGTTGGCAGTAAAACAATATTTAAGTCAAGGTTCGCCAATAATAATAGGCATGCTGGTTGGAGGGAGTTTTATGCAGCCCATGCTAGGTCAGGAACGTTGGGTGCCCCTGGCCAGCGATTATGAGCAACAAGGATTTGGAGGTCATGCCATGTGTGTAATTGGATATGACGATTATAAGTATGGCAACGAAGGCGGATTTCAAATTATGAATAGTTGGGGGCCAGAGTGGGGTAACAACGGAGTGGGGTGGGTGCGCTATAAAGATTTCGATTATTTTGTGCAGGAAGCCTATGCCATGTACCCTATGGGTGGGGGTCCGCAATTTGATCAGAATAAATTGCAGGCTACCATTGGTCTTGTTGCAAATGGTAAAAACGCCATTCCCCTTATTCAAAAAAGTGATAATACGTATATAACACAAGGGCCGGTAGATAAAATGACAAAATTTAAAATTGAAATTACTAACCCGGTAGAATGCCATACCTATGTTTTTGGTCAGGAAACTGATGGCAGCAGCTATGTCATTTTTCCATACACACCCAAGCACTCACCATATTGTGGAATAACCGGTACGCGCCTGTTTCCAAAGGATTATAGTTTGCAGACTGATCAAGTGGGTAACAAAGACATTTTTGCCATAGTTGTAACTAAAAAGCCCATTGATTATAAGGCGCTTAATGGAGCCATTAATGCCAGCAAACTACCCACTTATGGAGCTAAGGTAAATGAGGCTATTGCTACTCAAAAGGCAGATGCAATGCAGCATTCGGCCAATGGTGGGCAAATCTCTATGGCCGGTAATCTGAATGGAAAAAATGCTGTGGCTGCTATTGTAGAAATGGATAAAAAATAA
- a CDS encoding restriction endonuclease translates to MKNKLVVTKASGVAEPFSLKKLRNSLGRAKATPQEINSIINELLPKLYQGISTKKIYSEALRLLRHQSKPHAARYHLKRGMMELGPSGFAFEKFIGELFKHQGYAVQVGKILEGKCVKHEIDVIAEKENIIMFMECKYRNQPGMAVDIKTPLYIQSRFEDVIANELLKNKEHKFFGCITTNAKFTRDALDYGLCKGLNLLSWDYPHNKALKDMIDNSGLYPLTCLTSLTRHEKQWLLAKEYVLLRDLYDNYDLLLKAGVKESRLKSVMDEVAQLCRK, encoded by the coding sequence ATGAAAAACAAACTAGTAGTAACAAAAGCTTCCGGTGTAGCCGAACCGTTTTCATTAAAAAAACTAAGAAATTCTTTGGGAAGAGCGAAAGCCACTCCACAAGAAATCAATTCAATTATTAATGAACTTTTACCCAAACTATATCAGGGAATCAGCACCAAAAAAATTTACAGTGAAGCACTCCGCTTACTTCGCCATCAATCGAAGCCTCATGCCGCACGTTACCATTTAAAAAGAGGAATGATGGAGTTGGGGCCTTCCGGCTTTGCCTTTGAAAAATTTATTGGGGAGCTTTTTAAACATCAGGGATATGCGGTTCAAGTAGGAAAAATTTTGGAGGGTAAATGTGTAAAACACGAAATTGACGTAATTGCAGAAAAGGAAAATATCATAATGTTTATGGAATGTAAATACAGGAATCAACCTGGTATGGCTGTGGATATAAAAACCCCGCTTTATATTCAATCAAGATTTGAAGATGTTATAGCTAACGAGTTACTCAAAAACAAGGAGCATAAATTCTTTGGTTGTATTACTACCAATGCAAAGTTTACCAGAGATGCTCTTGATTACGGTCTTTGCAAAGGATTGAATTTACTTAGTTGGGATTACCCACACAACAAAGCGTTAAAAGATATGATTGACAATTCGGGGCTATATCCATTAACTTGCCTCACTTCCCTTACACGTCATGAAAAACAATGGTTGCTTGCAAAAGAATATGTCCTTCTAAGAGACCTTTACGACAATTATGATTTACTTCTCAAAGCAGGGGTGAAAGAATCAAGATTAAAATCAGTGATGGACGAAGTTGCTCAGCTTTGCAGAAAATAA
- a CDS encoding amidohydrolase family protein, with protein MFRKKRSLLIILVHLMVSKMQGQSTFPYNGINDERNTTYAFVNARIFIDYQTIIEAGTMVTKNNAIDEVGVNLPIPKGAYVIDLQGKTIYPSFIEICSDYGIPELKTRQNDNRRGPQFLSNTKGAYGWNQAVRPEIHAYMHFAHDHKRAEALRSNGFGTVASFNKDGIVRGTGAAILLSSESENRSLLRNKIAAYYSFNKGSSSQDYRDSRMGAIALLRQTFYDARWYKETNPTEKNISLEEFITNTTLPQIIETSDWQDALRADKVGDEFNFQFIIKGNGDEYSDLQSVKNSGATYIVPVNYPEAYDVSDPWDAINVSLGDLKHWELAPANAAMLEQNEISFCFTADGLKEKKDFLKNIRKAVEYGLSEKAALKALTYQPATLLSIDKMVGALRKGMLANFIITGKNIFDKECIVYENWCNGKRFILKQINLPDVRGNYSLIIDRQQPWQLKLSGDAEAPVTTIVEDTSKIKAGLQFSNDQVVINFDSRRTSAKGNVKLTGSYNSQTKRFNGTGYMPDGSWVSWSASLDSAYIPTVTKDTTTKALPKVGDIWYPNMAYGWKTLPREQKILLKNATVWTNENEGIIQNCDVLIGNGKILGVGKNLVAGDAMVMDATGMHITSGIIDEHSHIAVTGGVNECTQSVTSEVRIGDVINCEDVNIYRQLAGGVTCSHILHGSCNPVGGQTQLIKLRYGMPPEKLKFDGADGFIKFALGENVKQSNWGDFQTSRYPQTRMGVEQTYYNAFTRALTYEQQWKNYSSTSAKGMAPRKDLELDALVEILRDKRFITCHSYVQSEINMLMHVADSFDFTVNTFTHILEGYKVADKMKKHGAGASSFSDWWAYKYEVIEAIPYNGKILHEQGITVAFNSDDAEMARRLNQEAAKAIMYGKVSEEDAWKFVTLNPAKLLHIDNKVGSLKQGKDADVVVWTDNPLSIYAKVVKTFVDGICYFDINDNQVKEKELVTERARLIQKMQEAKNKGVATQSPSFKLDHLYHCNDKEQLPH; from the coding sequence ATGTTTCGAAAAAAACGTAGCCTCTTAATAATTTTAGTGCATCTTATGGTTAGTAAAATGCAAGGTCAGTCAACGTTTCCTTACAATGGCATTAATGACGAGCGTAACACCACATACGCATTTGTCAATGCCAGAATTTTTATCGATTATCAAACAATAATTGAGGCGGGAACTATGGTAACCAAAAACAATGCCATAGATGAGGTTGGAGTGAATTTGCCAATCCCAAAGGGCGCGTATGTTATTGATTTACAGGGCAAAACCATCTATCCATCTTTTATCGAAATTTGTTCAGATTATGGAATTCCTGAATTAAAAACCAGGCAAAATGATAACCGCAGAGGCCCTCAGTTTTTATCTAATACCAAAGGCGCATATGGATGGAATCAAGCTGTAAGGCCCGAGATACATGCATATATGCATTTCGCTCACGACCATAAGCGAGCAGAAGCCTTACGCAGCAATGGTTTTGGTACGGTAGCAAGTTTTAATAAGGATGGTATAGTTCGCGGCACAGGGGCGGCAATTTTACTTAGTAGTGAAAGCGAGAATCGATCATTGCTTAGAAATAAAATAGCTGCCTATTACTCATTTAACAAAGGCTCAAGTTCGCAGGATTATCGCGATTCGCGCATGGGCGCAATTGCTTTGTTGCGTCAAACATTTTATGATGCACGATGGTATAAGGAAACCAACCCGACTGAGAAAAATATTTCGCTCGAAGAATTTATCACCAACACAACCTTGCCCCAGATAATTGAAACAAGCGATTGGCAAGATGCCTTGCGAGCTGATAAGGTGGGCGATGAGTTTAACTTCCAGTTTATTATCAAGGGTAATGGAGATGAGTATAGTGATTTACAAAGCGTTAAAAATTCTGGAGCAACGTATATAGTCCCTGTAAACTACCCCGAAGCTTATGATGTAAGCGACCCATGGGATGCGATCAACGTATCATTAGGCGACCTGAAGCATTGGGAGCTTGCTCCAGCAAATGCGGCTATGCTCGAACAAAATGAAATATCTTTTTGCTTTACTGCTGATGGCCTTAAGGAGAAGAAAGATTTTTTGAAAAATATTCGCAAAGCAGTTGAGTATGGATTAAGCGAAAAGGCAGCCCTCAAAGCGCTTACTTACCAACCGGCTACGTTGCTTAGCATTGATAAAATGGTGGGCGCCTTAAGAAAGGGCATGCTTGCTAATTTTATAATAACCGGAAAAAATATTTTTGATAAGGAATGTATTGTTTATGAAAACTGGTGCAATGGCAAGCGGTTTATTTTGAAGCAGATAAACTTGCCTGATGTGCGTGGTAATTACAGTTTGATAATAGACCGTCAGCAGCCCTGGCAGTTAAAATTAAGTGGCGATGCAGAGGCGCCCGTAACAACCATCGTAGAAGATACTTCTAAAATTAAGGCTGGCCTTCAATTTAGTAATGATCAGGTAGTCATAAACTTTGACAGCCGCAGAACAAGTGCTAAAGGAAACGTAAAACTTACAGGAAGTTATAATAGTCAGACAAAGAGATTTAATGGAACCGGTTATATGCCTGATGGCTCGTGGGTAAGCTGGAGCGCTTCTTTGGATAGTGCGTATATACCTACCGTTACAAAAGATACCACCACCAAAGCGCTGCCTAAGGTTGGCGACATTTGGTACCCTAATATGGCGTATGGTTGGAAAACGCTGCCTCGCGAACAAAAGATATTGCTAAAGAATGCAACCGTATGGACAAATGAAAACGAAGGCATTATTCAAAACTGCGATGTTCTCATAGGCAATGGTAAAATACTTGGGGTTGGCAAAAATCTCGTTGCCGGTGATGCTATGGTAATGGATGCCACCGGTATGCATATCACCTCAGGTATTATTGATGAGCATTCGCATATAGCTGTAACGGGGGGAGTAAACGAATGCACGCAATCTGTTACTTCGGAAGTGCGTATTGGAGATGTGATAAATTGCGAAGATGTAAACATCTATCGCCAATTAGCAGGCGGTGTTACCTGCTCTCATATTCTGCATGGTTCATGCAATCCGGTTGGTGGGCAAACACAGTTAATAAAACTTCGATATGGCATGCCTCCTGAAAAATTAAAGTTTGATGGGGCCGATGGGTTTATAAAATTTGCTCTTGGCGAAAATGTAAAGCAAAGCAACTGGGGAGATTTTCAAACATCGCGATATCCGCAAACGCGCATGGGCGTAGAACAAACGTACTATAATGCTTTTACACGTGCGCTTACTTATGAGCAACAATGGAAAAATTATTCGTCAACAAGTGCTAAAGGAATGGCACCGCGTAAGGATTTGGAATTGGATGCGCTGGTAGAAATATTGCGTGACAAGCGATTTATTACCTGTCACTCTTATGTACAAAGCGAAATTAATATGCTGATGCATGTTGCTGATAGTTTTGATTTTACTGTGAATACATTTACTCATATACTAGAGGGCTATAAGGTGGCTGATAAAATGAAAAAGCATGGTGCAGGTGCTTCTTCTTTTTCTGATTGGTGGGCATATAAATATGAAGTAATAGAAGCCATCCCTTACAATGGAAAAATATTGCATGAGCAAGGAATAACTGTAGCCTTTAATAGTGACGATGCCGAAATGGCACGCAGGCTTAATCAGGAAGCAGCCAAAGCAATCATGTATGGCAAAGTAAGTGAAGAAGATGCATGGAAATTTGTTACCCTTAATCCTGCTAAACTATTACATATCGACAACAAAGTTGGTAGCCTGAAACAAGGTAAAGATGCCGATGTGGTGGTATGGACAGATAATCCTCTATCCATATATGCCAAGGTTGTAAAAACGTTTGTTGATGGAATTTGCTATTTCGATATCAATGATAATCAAGTAAAGGAGAAGGAGCTGGTGACAGAACGAGCAAGGCTTATACAGAAAATGCAGGAGGCCAAAAATAAAGGTGTCGCAACCCAATCACCCTCTTTTAAATTAGACCATTTATATCATTGTAACGATAAAGAGCAATTGCCGCACTAA
- a CDS encoding NupC/NupG family nucleoside CNT transporter, giving the protein MDRLTGLIGVVVILGIAFLFSNNRSKINKRLVFSGLGLQLVIAVLILKVEPVKNFFQWLGHLITYIERFAKEGASFVYGGLMTDNFKGGSVPYRSEGTFIFGFSVLSTIILVCVLVAILYHFGVMQKIIAVIARAMNFIMRVSGAEALSNVASAFVGQVEAQVMIRPYLATMTQSELLASMSGSLACIAGGILVVYVSFGAKAEYLLAASLMAAPGALVISKIVMPETEESETMGKIKLDVKSPYRNMIDAISHGASDGMKISVNVIAMLIGFIGLIALINFILLKSGNFMGLEFKLSLDWIFGKLFTPIAWSMGVPMQDVTTVATLMGQKLTINEFVAFDNMTHQGLKPVTEKGLLIASVAICGFANFSSVGMQIGGIGELAPSRRGDLARLGLKALLCGTLASYLSATIAGILV; this is encoded by the coding sequence ATGGATAGACTTACAGGATTAATCGGAGTGGTCGTAATTTTAGGCATTGCCTTTTTATTTTCGAACAACCGTAGCAAAATTAACAAGCGATTGGTATTTAGCGGGCTGGGTCTGCAGCTGGTTATTGCGGTTCTCATTTTAAAAGTAGAACCGGTAAAAAACTTTTTTCAATGGCTTGGTCATCTTATAACTTACATAGAGCGTTTTGCAAAAGAGGGCGCCTCTTTTGTTTATGGCGGTCTCATGACAGACAATTTTAAAGGCGGCAGTGTACCCTATCGCAGCGAGGGTACTTTCATTTTCGGGTTTAGTGTATTGTCAACAATTATTCTCGTATGTGTATTGGTAGCAATACTGTATCACTTTGGAGTAATGCAAAAAATAATTGCTGTTATAGCACGTGCTATGAATTTTATTATGCGCGTATCAGGTGCCGAAGCACTTAGCAACGTTGCAAGCGCCTTTGTAGGACAAGTTGAAGCGCAGGTTATGATACGTCCATACCTTGCCACCATGACACAAAGCGAGTTGCTGGCTAGTATGAGCGGCAGCCTTGCATGCATTGCAGGAGGCATACTTGTAGTATATGTAAGTTTTGGTGCCAAAGCGGAGTACTTACTTGCTGCCAGCTTAATGGCTGCACCGGGAGCACTGGTAATCTCGAAAATTGTAATGCCTGAAACCGAAGAAAGTGAGACCATGGGCAAAATTAAGCTGGATGTAAAATCACCTTACCGAAATATGATTGATGCCATTTCGCACGGGGCCAGTGATGGAATGAAAATATCTGTAAACGTAATTGCTATGTTGATTGGCTTTATTGGGTTGATTGCGCTTATTAATTTTATATTGCTAAAAAGTGGAAATTTTATGGGCCTCGAATTTAAACTTTCGCTCGATTGGATATTCGGAAAATTATTTACTCCTATTGCCTGGAGCATGGGTGTGCCTATGCAAGATGTAACTACCGTAGCAACGTTGATGGGGCAAAAGCTAACCATCAATGAGTTTGTTGCTTTTGATAATATGACCCATCAGGGACTTAAGCCGGTAACTGAAAAAGGGTTGCTTATTGCAAGCGTGGCAATATGTGGATTTGCAAATTTCAGCAGTGTGGGTATGCAAATAGGTGGAATTGGTGAGTTGGCACCTTCGCGCAGAGGCGATCTTGCCAGACTTGGCCTTAAAGCATTGCTTTGTGGTACGCTTGCCTCTTATTTATCTGCTACTATTGCAGGCATTTTGGTATAA